Proteins encoded by one window of Primulina huaijiensis isolate GDHJ02 chromosome 1, ASM1229523v2, whole genome shotgun sequence:
- the LOC140974473 gene encoding homeobox-leucine zipper protein HAT22-like has product MDFDDLHNTGGLVLGLGLISSPLTLQHRSKKASPAQNLDEFYGPSLNLSLSGETYQIHDSVKKVDSDNKIKVVFSDHQLSLYRQDSAASSFSNVSVKREREFGSSEEGEIERVSSRISDEDDDGSNGRKKLRLTKVQSALLEESFKIHSTLNPKQKQDLARELKLRPRQVEVWFQNRRARTKLKQTEVDCEFLKKCCETLTDENRRLQKELQELKALKLAAQPLYMQLPAATLTMCPSCERVGAASSPASDTAAKSSFTAATKPRFYNHFNSQSAAC; this is encoded by the exons ATGGATTTTGATGATTTACACAACACGGGAGGCTTGGTTTTGGGGTTGGGTTTGATTTCATCACCATTAACCCTGCAACACAGGTCCAAGAAGGCATCTCCAGCTCAAAATCTTGATGAGTTTTATGGTCCTTCACTGAATCTGAGTCTTTCTGGTGAAACTTATCAGATTCATGACTCTGTCAAAAAGGTGGATTCTGATAATAAGATTAAGGTGGTTTTCAGTGATCATCAATTGTCCTTGTACAGACAAGACAGCGCTGCTTCTTCTTTCTCGAACGTTAGTgtgaagagagagagagaatttGGCAGCAGTGAAGAAGGAGAAATCGAAAGGGTTTCCTCTAGAATTAGcgatgaagatgatgatggaTCCAATGGTAGAAAGAAACTCAGGCTTACTAAAGTTCAGTCTGCTCTTTTGGAGGAAAGCTTCAAGATTCACAGCACTCTCAATcct AAACAAAAGCAAGATTTGGCGAGGGAGTTGAAGCTTAGACCACGGCAGGTTGAAGTATGGTTCCAGAATAGAAGAGCCAG GACTAAGCTCAAACAAACAGAAGTGGACTGCGAATTCTTGAAGAAATGCTGCGAGACTCTTACAGATGAGAACCGGCGGCTGCAGAAGGAGCTGCAGGAGTTGAAGGCGCTGAAATTGGCGGCCCAGCCACTCTACATGCAGCTTCCCGCGGCCACCTTGACTATGTGTCCGTCCTGTGAAAGGGTCGGCGCCGCCTCGTCACCCGCCTCCGACACCGCGGCTAAGAGCTCGTTTACGGCGGCTACGAAGCCACGCTTCTATAATCACTTCAACAGTCAATCGGCGGCTTGTTAG
- the LOC140974461 gene encoding kinesin-like protein KIN-8B isoform X1: MASIRAPATKKTTTLTVAVKCRPLTERERGRDIVRVHNNKEVIVLDPDLSKDYLDRIQNRTKERRYTFDYAYGPNSTNLDVYQRSIRSTIFGVVQGLNATVFAYGSTGSGKTYTMVGTQDDPGLMVLSLNTIFDLIEKDNTSDDFEVTCSFLEVYNEVIYDLLEKSSGHLELREDPVQGIIVAGLRSIKVNSAVRILELLNLGNSRRKTESTEVNETSSRSHAVLEINVTRKLQKRYPTQVIRGKLALVDLAGSERASETNSGGQKLRDGANINRSLLALANCINALGKKQKKGLAYVPYRNSKLTRILKDGLSGNSQTVMIATISPADNQYHHTVNTLKYADRAKEIKTHIQKNIGTINAHVSDYQKMIDNLQGEVSRLRKELAEKETQLNAKPTERDIDDEISWLNALSQETSENVQDRINLHKALIELDETNLRNRKELQHLDDAIAKQQVIENEGAVVQALQSRRQVILDNIRDNDELGVNYQKEVEVNEKRRCQLQDMIEEAIKNNGNKTYLGILSQYRLLGMANTELQFEMAMRDQIISSQREAQRHLWNLLMSLGLDEKQIVELGAKQGIVVEEGTKMKPLGLSNMTTPLDLQQKNYSSLHCSPSRSECGALTCFYPRTSELSSRSLSEDNRKLPPYFCQEDHPSSFCYISHGFNPSAYQPRQSNRPILGFGAFDQHSAGLRNSFPHIRNYISPSPCDEHGVSASSFEVNFRQQQQQDGWAVADKQEVNMNHHVETSSAWDHCRSVITHCGGTMQATFGHLPTHQDAISS; the protein is encoded by the exons ATGGCAAGCATTAGAGCTCCAGCTACCAAAAAAACAACAACTCTTACA GTGGCTGTAAAATGCAGGCCATTAACTGAGAGAGAACGTGGTCGTGATATCGTTAGAGTGCACAATAATaag gAAGTGATTGTTTTGGATCCAGACCTTTCAAAGGACTACTTAGATCGTATACAGAATCGAACCAAGGAACGGagatatacttttgattatgcCTATGGTCCTAACTCCACCAATTTG GATGTCTACCAGAGAAGTATACGTTCCACTATTTTTGGGGTTGTCCAAGGTCTCAATGCAACTGTGTTCGCTTATGGTTCTACTGGGAG TGGCAAAACATATACCATGGTTGGAACTCAAGACGATCCTGGACTTATGGTTCTCAGTCTCAATACCATTTTTGATCTAATTGAGAAAGACAATACCTCTGACGATTTTGAAGTCACTTGTTCATTCCTTGAAGTATACAATGAG GTCATCTATGACTTGCTTGAGAAATCATCAGGTCACTTGGAACTGAGAGAGGATCCAGTACAAGGAATAATTGTTGCTGGCCTTAGAAGTATTAAG GTGAACTCAGCTGTTAGGATTCTTGAACTTTTGAATTTGGGGAATAGTAGACGTAAAACTGAAAGCACAGAGGTCAATGAAACTTCTTCTCG TTCCCATGCAGTTTTGGAAATAAACGTGACAAGAAAACTGCAAAAGAGATATCCCACTCAGGTTATCAGAGGAAAACTCGCACTGGTGGATCTTGCTGGCAG TGAAAGAGCATCTGAGACAAACAGCGGGGGACAAAAACTGAGAGATGGTGCCAATATAAACCGGTCACTTCTTGCTTTGGCAAATTGCATTAATGCTTTAGGaaaaaaacagaagaagggCCTAGCTTATGTTCCATACCGCAATAG TAAGTTGACACGGATTCTTAAGGATGGTCTGAGTGGTAATTCTCAAACAGTAATGATTGCCACTATCTCTCCTGCTGACAACCAGTATCACCATACAGTCAATACTTTGAAGTATGCTGATCGCGCAAAGGAAATAAAAACACATATACAG AAAAATATAGGCACAATCAATGCTCATGTATCAGACTACCAAAAGATGATTGACAACCTTCAG GGGGAGGTCAGCCGTTTGAGAAAGGAGTTGGCTGAAAAAGAGACTCAACTTAATGCCAAGCCTACTGAAAGAGATATAGATGATGAAATATCTTGGTTGAACGCACTGAGCCAAGAAACTAGTGAAAACGTCCAGGACAGGATAAATTTGCATAAGGCTCTAATCGAACTCGATGAAACTAACCTTCGCAATCGGAAGGAACTCCAACATCTTGATGATGCTATTGCAAAGCAGCAG GTTATTGAAAACGAAGGGGCAGTTGTGCAGGCTTTGCAATCGAGGCGTCAGGTGATTCTAGACAATATTCGCGACAATGACGAGCTTGGTGTCAATTACCAGAAG GAAGTTGAAGTGAACGAGAAACGCCGGTGTCAACTACAAGATATGATAGAAGAAGCCATTAAAAACAATGGCAACAAAACTTATTTGGGCATTCTCAGTCAATACCGACTTCTG GGAATGGCCAACACAGAACTTCAGTTTGAAATGGCAATGAGAGACCAAATTATCTCCAGCCAAAGAGAAGCCCAGAGACATCTATGGAATCTGCTTATGAGCTTAGGTCTTGATGAGAAGCAAATAGTAGAGCTTGGAGCAAAGCAAGGAATAGTTGTTGAAGAAGGGACAAAGATGAAACCCCTTGGGTTGTCCAACATGACTACACCACTAGATTTGCAACAAAAGAATTACTCTTCGTTACATTGTTCTCCATCCCGCAGTGAATGTGGTGCATTAACTTGTTTTTATCCTCGAACAAGTGAGCTCAGCTCAAGATCACTTTCTGAAGACAATCGGAAGCTTCCTCCCTATTTTTGCCAAGAGGACCACCCCAGTTCATTTTGTTACATTTCTCATGGTTTCAACCCATCAGCTTATCAGCCACGGCAAAGCAACCGGCCGATTTTGGGTTTTGGTGCCTTTGATCAACATTCTGCTGGCTTGCGCAATTCATTTCCGCACATAAGAAACTATATCTCTCCATCTCCGTGTGATGAGCATGGAGTGTCAGCTTCATCTTTTGAGGTCAACTTTAGGCAGCAACAGCAACAG GATGGATGGGCAGTGGCTGATAAGCAGGAAGTAAACATGAATCATCATGTTGAAACAAGCAGTGCATGGGACCATTGCCGAAGTGTGATCACGCATTGTGGTGGTACCATGCAAGCTACATTTGGACATCTTCCAACTCATCAGGATGCTATCTCAAGTTAA
- the LOC140974461 gene encoding kinesin-like protein KIN-8B isoform X2, which translates to MASIRAPATKKTTTLTVAVKCRPLTERERGRDIVRVHNNKEVIVLDPDLSKDYLDRIQNRTKERRYTFDYAYGPNSTNLDVYQRSIRSTIFGVVQGLNATVFAYGSTGSGKTYTMVGTQDDPGLMVLSLNTIFDLIEKDNTSDDFEVTCSFLEVYNEVIYDLLEKSSGHLELREDPVQGIIVAGLRSIKVNSAVRILELLNLGNSRRKTESTEVNETSSRSHAVLEINVTRKLQKRYPTQVIRGKLALVDLAGSERASETNSGGQKLRDGANINRSLLALANCINALGKKQKKGLAYVPYRNSKLTRILKDGLSGNSQTVMIATISPADNQYHHTVNTLKYADRAKEIKTHIQKNIGTINAHVSDYQKMIDNLQGEVSRLRKELAEKETQLNAKPTERDIDDEISWLNALSQETSENVQDRINLHKALIELDETNLRNRKELQHLDDAIAKQQVIENEGAVVQALQSRRQVILDNIRDNDELGVNYQKEVEVNEKRRCQLQDMIEEAIKNNGNKTYLGILSQYRLLGMANTELQFEMAMRDQIISSQREAQRHLWNLLMSLGLDEKQIVELGAKQGIVVEEGTKMKPLGLSNMTTPLDLQQKNYSSLHCSPSRSECGALTCFYPRTSELSSRSLSEDNRKLPPYFCQEDHPSSFCYISHGFNPSAYQPRQSNRPILGFGAFDQHSAGLRNSFPHIRNYISPSPCDEHGVSASSFEVNFRQQQQQVKRWMGSG; encoded by the exons ATGGCAAGCATTAGAGCTCCAGCTACCAAAAAAACAACAACTCTTACA GTGGCTGTAAAATGCAGGCCATTAACTGAGAGAGAACGTGGTCGTGATATCGTTAGAGTGCACAATAATaag gAAGTGATTGTTTTGGATCCAGACCTTTCAAAGGACTACTTAGATCGTATACAGAATCGAACCAAGGAACGGagatatacttttgattatgcCTATGGTCCTAACTCCACCAATTTG GATGTCTACCAGAGAAGTATACGTTCCACTATTTTTGGGGTTGTCCAAGGTCTCAATGCAACTGTGTTCGCTTATGGTTCTACTGGGAG TGGCAAAACATATACCATGGTTGGAACTCAAGACGATCCTGGACTTATGGTTCTCAGTCTCAATACCATTTTTGATCTAATTGAGAAAGACAATACCTCTGACGATTTTGAAGTCACTTGTTCATTCCTTGAAGTATACAATGAG GTCATCTATGACTTGCTTGAGAAATCATCAGGTCACTTGGAACTGAGAGAGGATCCAGTACAAGGAATAATTGTTGCTGGCCTTAGAAGTATTAAG GTGAACTCAGCTGTTAGGATTCTTGAACTTTTGAATTTGGGGAATAGTAGACGTAAAACTGAAAGCACAGAGGTCAATGAAACTTCTTCTCG TTCCCATGCAGTTTTGGAAATAAACGTGACAAGAAAACTGCAAAAGAGATATCCCACTCAGGTTATCAGAGGAAAACTCGCACTGGTGGATCTTGCTGGCAG TGAAAGAGCATCTGAGACAAACAGCGGGGGACAAAAACTGAGAGATGGTGCCAATATAAACCGGTCACTTCTTGCTTTGGCAAATTGCATTAATGCTTTAGGaaaaaaacagaagaagggCCTAGCTTATGTTCCATACCGCAATAG TAAGTTGACACGGATTCTTAAGGATGGTCTGAGTGGTAATTCTCAAACAGTAATGATTGCCACTATCTCTCCTGCTGACAACCAGTATCACCATACAGTCAATACTTTGAAGTATGCTGATCGCGCAAAGGAAATAAAAACACATATACAG AAAAATATAGGCACAATCAATGCTCATGTATCAGACTACCAAAAGATGATTGACAACCTTCAG GGGGAGGTCAGCCGTTTGAGAAAGGAGTTGGCTGAAAAAGAGACTCAACTTAATGCCAAGCCTACTGAAAGAGATATAGATGATGAAATATCTTGGTTGAACGCACTGAGCCAAGAAACTAGTGAAAACGTCCAGGACAGGATAAATTTGCATAAGGCTCTAATCGAACTCGATGAAACTAACCTTCGCAATCGGAAGGAACTCCAACATCTTGATGATGCTATTGCAAAGCAGCAG GTTATTGAAAACGAAGGGGCAGTTGTGCAGGCTTTGCAATCGAGGCGTCAGGTGATTCTAGACAATATTCGCGACAATGACGAGCTTGGTGTCAATTACCAGAAG GAAGTTGAAGTGAACGAGAAACGCCGGTGTCAACTACAAGATATGATAGAAGAAGCCATTAAAAACAATGGCAACAAAACTTATTTGGGCATTCTCAGTCAATACCGACTTCTG GGAATGGCCAACACAGAACTTCAGTTTGAAATGGCAATGAGAGACCAAATTATCTCCAGCCAAAGAGAAGCCCAGAGACATCTATGGAATCTGCTTATGAGCTTAGGTCTTGATGAGAAGCAAATAGTAGAGCTTGGAGCAAAGCAAGGAATAGTTGTTGAAGAAGGGACAAAGATGAAACCCCTTGGGTTGTCCAACATGACTACACCACTAGATTTGCAACAAAAGAATTACTCTTCGTTACATTGTTCTCCATCCCGCAGTGAATGTGGTGCATTAACTTGTTTTTATCCTCGAACAAGTGAGCTCAGCTCAAGATCACTTTCTGAAGACAATCGGAAGCTTCCTCCCTATTTTTGCCAAGAGGACCACCCCAGTTCATTTTGTTACATTTCTCATGGTTTCAACCCATCAGCTTATCAGCCACGGCAAAGCAACCGGCCGATTTTGGGTTTTGGTGCCTTTGATCAACATTCTGCTGGCTTGCGCAATTCATTTCCGCACATAAGAAACTATATCTCTCCATCTCCGTGTGATGAGCATGGAGTGTCAGCTTCATCTTTTGAGGTCAACTTTAGGCAGCAACAGCAACAGGTAAAAC GATGGATGGGCAGTGGCTGA
- the LOC140974481 gene encoding uncharacterized protein codes for MHGYERDEYEDLDEYENDGTEPEEEGDEGGYEEEETCQPTQDELEYLELRNRLKESIRKQMKKELGTANSGYRGKANTYRKDNYGSFFGPSQPVIAQRVIQESKSLLENPNLAARIAKPKYDNNKSSVTTNVRPKHQSSLQTKVTSGLKKKVEILKSTRDYSFLLSEDAEVPAPMKSPPSRNVPVPKSDARSTQPLSNSKRVVNDRGREASNGHEHRKQLLSGNQTKVGPEKIDRTSRLSVESRKQLGSNSGSGPGRPLGPKSVPSRSDGPSLGTKVAQSIAKNSVVGREKSNPSPSVQSVVRKPTPYIQPGVRKPMPSSSQPSLMKNQSVQRKESRETNKPKVIPKQTLLPSRHNVKQHSTKVSARSTLADVRPKAKIRRQPFADGSDDDKAINMIRKMFGYNPNKYQDADDDSDMEANFDDILREERRSEKIGKREDEEELRKLEEEERRKQQLRLERKRKLGH; via the exons GAGTATGAAGACTTGGATGAGTATGAAAATGATGGTACAGAGCCAGAAGAAGAGGGTGATGAAGGCGGATATGAGGAGGAAGAAACTTGCCAGCCTACCCAGGATGAGTTGGAATATCTTGAACTTAGGAATCGATTAAAAGAATCAATTAGAAAGCAGATGAAGAAGGAACTGGGGACTGCCAATTCTGGTTATCGAGGCAAAGCGAATACTTATCGTAAGGACAA CTATGGTTCCTTCTTTGGGCCCTCACAGCCAGTTATTGCCCAGAGAGTGATTCAAGAAAGCAAGTCCTTATTGGAAAATCCAAATTTGGCTGCTAGAATTGCTAAACCTAAATATGAT AATAATAAGAGCTCAGTTACAACCAATGTTAGACCAAAGCATCAATCCAGCCTTCAAACAAAAGTTACGAGTGGG ttgaaaaaaaaagtagaaaTCTTAAAGAGCACTAGAGACTATTCCTTTCTATTATCTGAAGATGCTGAGGTTCCAGCGCCCATGAAAAGTCCTCCGTCTAGAAATGTGCCTGTCCCCAAGTCTG ACGCTCGATCCACTCAGCCACTGTCAAATAGTAAACGGGTGGTCAATGATCGAGGAAGAGAAGCCTCTAATGGTCATGAACATAGGAAGCAACTGCTTTCAGGCAACCAAACTAAAGTTGGCCCAGAGAAGATAGATCGTACCAGCAGGTTATCAGTAGAATCTAGGAAACAACTCGGTAGCAATAGTGGAAGTGGTCCAGGTCGGCCTTTGGGGCCCAAATCTGTTCCTTCTAGGAGTGATGGTCCCTCGTTAGGTACCAAAGTCGCTCAATCTATAGCAAAAAATTCTGTGGTTGGTCGGGAAAAATCAAATCCTTCACCATCTGTACAATCCGTTGTGCGTAAACCAACACCATACATTCAACCTGGTGTGCGGAAACCTATGCCTTCAAGCTCGCAACCTTCTCTTATGAAAAATCAATCAGTACAAAGAAAGGAGTCTCGAGAAACGAACAAGCCAAAAGTCATACCCAAACAGACATTGCTGCCCTCTAGACATAAC GTGAAGCAGCACTCTACAAAAGTCTCAGCTCGCAGTACATTGGCAGACGTTCGTCCAAAGGCAAAAATTAGGAGGCAACCTTTTGCTGACGGTTCTGATGACGATAAAGCTATAAATATGATCAGAAAAATGTTCGG GTATAATCCCAACAAGTATCAAGATGCAGATGATGATAGTGACATGGAAGCgaattttgatgatattttgaggGAGGAGAGACGCAG TGAAAAAATTGGCAAGAGAGAGGATGAAGAAGAGCTCCGCAAGTTAGAAGAGGAGGAAAGAAGGAAACAGCAGCTGCGTTTGGAGAGAAAACGCAAACTGGGCCACTGA